In the genome of Desulfovibrio desulfuricans, one region contains:
- a CDS encoding glycosyltransferase family 9 protein, whose protein sequence is MGERGNSFNRWLDRYAGIPLAACSSVLRLGRGAAPIAEPQRVGFICLGAIGDLLLFSALITALRERLPQARFVLLTSRANAATVRLIPGIDSSAAFAVTDVSSMAAWLRDQRLDVLFDSTQWARLGAVLCNFSNARTTVGFDTCGQHRAFGYSCKVEHRNDRHEVENFLELGRALYPGLLGAPRLLMPQSPPDDLPAELCGRLEPTGEVGDALPRRIFLHMWPSGAHAWLKEWPADNWDALARMLSAEGFEVYLTGAAADAQRNNAFLQAHPQCPAVSLAGRTSLQGLAWLFSRASAVVSVNTGTMHLASIAGAPTVGLHGPTNPLRWGPVGRHVRALLPHKGPYAYLNLGFEYPRPFTPCLDSLPVEDVADALHSLGLF, encoded by the coding sequence ATGGGCGAACGCGGCAACAGTTTTAACCGCTGGCTTGACAGGTACGCCGGTATTCCGCTGGCGGCCTGCAGTTCTGTTTTGCGTCTGGGCAGAGGTGCTGCGCCCATTGCCGAGCCGCAACGAGTGGGTTTTATCTGTCTGGGCGCCATTGGCGACCTGTTGCTGTTCTCCGCGCTGATTACCGCCCTGCGCGAGCGCTTGCCTCAGGCGCGGTTTGTTCTGCTGACATCGCGGGCCAATGCCGCCACAGTCCGTCTGATCCCCGGCATAGACAGCAGCGCGGCCTTTGCCGTGACCGATGTCTCTTCCATGGCCGCGTGGCTGCGCGATCAGCGGCTTGACGTGCTCTTTGACAGCACCCAGTGGGCGCGCCTTGGGGCGGTGCTGTGCAATTTTTCCAATGCGCGTACAACGGTAGGGTTTGACACCTGCGGGCAGCACCGCGCCTTTGGGTACTCTTGCAAGGTTGAGCACCGCAACGACAGGCACGAGGTGGAGAACTTTCTGGAGCTTGGCCGGGCGCTGTACCCCGGTCTGTTGGGCGCGCCGCGTCTGTTGATGCCGCAATCGCCGCCCGACGATCTGCCCGCCGAGCTGTGCGGCAGGCTGGAACCCACGGGCGAGGTGGGCGATGCGCTGCCGCGACGGATTTTTTTGCATATGTGGCCCTCCGGGGCCCATGCATGGCTCAAGGAATGGCCCGCCGATAATTGGGATGCGCTGGCGCGCATGTTGAGCGCAGAGGGCTTTGAGGTGTATCTGACGGGGGCGGCGGCCGACGCTCAGCGCAACAACGCCTTTTTGCAGGCGCATCCCCAGTGCCCCGCTGTTTCGCTGGCAGGCAGAACCTCGCTGCAGGGGCTGGCATGGCTGTTCAGCCGCGCCTCGGCCGTGGTGTCGGTAAACACGGGCACCATGCATCTGGCCTCCATTGCGGGCGCACCCACCGTGGGCCTGCACGGGCCGACCAACCCCTTGCGCTGGGGACCGGTGGGGCGGCACGTGCGTGCGCTTTTGCCCCACAAGGGGCCGTACGCCTACCTGAATCTGGGCTTTGAATACCCAAGGCCGTTCACGCCGTGCCTTGACTCGCTGCCGGTGGAAGATGTGGCAGACGCCCTGCACAGCCTTGGGCTTTTTTAG
- the wbaP gene encoding undecaprenyl-phosphate galactose phosphotransferase WbaP — protein sequence MKQYPIWVRALLLCGLSPQKTLLCIFDLMAIIGTAMAVFLVRAAFGNVDPALYHWALPLLLIGPVMAAGLGLYQTISLPPHRELKALFQLTSLMYGIILAVLFLSKTGDAYSRIVIAGSWAATVFVLPITRSLCRRLYMRRRWWGRPLIIFDSGNAGRDFWRYLKRRPERGLHPVSIYPLPTSTDAVRALFATVAAANPKAMAMILQKADQGQSLDYITEASRFFERILVVPSFNDGFRAHWLTPRDLGAAVGLQVRQNLRDKRRLLVKRLMDVLLCAMGGVVLVPLGLLLALAIRLDSRGPVFYRQRRIGCNGSEIRIFKFRTMVDKADVVLKEMLERNPELQAEWKRDHKLKHDPRITRVGRFLRKVSLDELPQLLNVVVGDMSLVGPRPIVAKEIEKYGPVFEEYCMVRPGLTGLWQISGRNNTTYAERVAFDHYYINNWSVWMDLWILAKTVPVVITGYGAY from the coding sequence ATGAAACAATATCCCATTTGGGTCAGGGCGCTTTTGCTTTGCGGCCTTTCTCCGCAAAAAACCCTGCTGTGCATTTTTGACCTTATGGCCATCATTGGTACGGCCATGGCGGTCTTTTTGGTGCGGGCCGCATTTGGCAATGTGGATCCCGCATTATACCATTGGGCTTTGCCCCTGCTGCTCATCGGGCCAGTCATGGCTGCCGGTCTTGGGCTTTACCAGACCATCAGCCTGCCGCCGCACCGCGAGCTCAAGGCCCTGTTTCAGCTGACAAGCCTCATGTACGGCATAATTCTGGCCGTGCTGTTTCTTTCTAAAACCGGCGACGCCTATTCCCGCATTGTCATTGCGGGCAGCTGGGCGGCCACAGTGTTTGTGCTGCCCATTACGCGCAGCCTGTGCCGCCGGTTGTATATGCGCCGCCGCTGGTGGGGGCGGCCACTGATTATTTTTGACAGCGGCAACGCCGGACGCGACTTTTGGCGCTACCTCAAACGCAGGCCTGAACGCGGCCTGCACCCTGTTTCCATATATCCCCTGCCCACAAGCACCGACGCCGTGCGCGCACTGTTTGCCACGGTCGCGGCGGCAAACCCCAAGGCAATGGCCATGATTCTGCAAAAGGCGGATCAAGGGCAGAGCCTTGACTATATTACCGAAGCCAGCCGCTTTTTTGAGCGCATCCTTGTTGTGCCCTCGTTCAACGATGGCTTTCGCGCCCATTGGCTGACGCCTCGCGATCTTGGCGCTGCCGTGGGGCTGCAGGTGCGGCAAAACCTGCGCGACAAGCGCCGTCTGCTGGTCAAGCGGCTCATGGACGTGCTGCTTTGCGCCATGGGCGGCGTGGTACTGGTGCCCCTGGGCCTGCTGCTGGCTCTGGCCATTCGTCTTGACAGCCGGGGACCGGTATTTTACCGCCAGCGCCGCATAGGATGCAACGGCAGTGAAATAAGGATTTTCAAGTTTCGCACCATGGTGGACAAGGCCGATGTGGTGCTCAAGGAAATGCTTGAGCGCAACCCTGAGTTGCAGGCCGAATGGAAGAGGGATCACAAGCTCAAGCACGACCCGAGAATTACGCGCGTGGGGCGTTTTTTGCGCAAGGTGAGCCTGGACGAGCTGCCGCAGCTGCTCAATGTGGTTGTCGGCGACATGAGCCTGGTCGGCCCCCGCCCCATTGTGGCCAAAGAAATTGAAAAATATGGCCCAGTATTTGAAGAATACTGCATGGTCCGCCCCGGTCTGACCGGCCTGTGGCAGATATCGGGCCGCAACAACACCACCTATGCCGAACGCGTGGCCTTTGACCACTATTACATCAACAACTGGTCTGTGTGGATGGATCTGTGGATCCTCGCCAAGACTGTTCCCGTGGTTATAACGGGGTACGGAGCGTACTGA